Below is a window of Halolamina sp. CBA1230 DNA.
CTGATCGGCGATGGCGACACGGTGGCCGGCGTCGAGCAGGCGTTCGACGTACTCCGCGGCGTTGTCGACGGGGATCCCCGCCGCGTCGTAGGTGCCCGTGGAGTCCTCCCGCTCGATCATCGTGAGCTCGCAGAGCCGGGCGACCTCCTCGGCGATCTCGCAGAACGTCTTGTAGAAATCCCCCACCCGGAACAGCACGAGCGCGTCGTCGTGCTCCCGGCAGCGATCGACGTACTGCTGGAGCATCGGCGTGAGCTCGTCACGGCGCTCGTCGAGCTCCGTTGGGGGCCCGGTGACCGCAGACATGCCCGAAGGAGGGGGGCCGAGGCGGAAGAGCGTTACGCGAACGGCCGCGCTCGGTCGCGTCCACGCCAGGACCCAAACTGCTTAGGTACGGAACTTACCCACTGGGCCCGTGTCAGAGGTACGTGCATCGATGGAGTCGAAATCCGCTTCGGGGGGAGTGGGGACTCTCGCCGACACGAACCGAGTCGTCGTCGTGGGGGAGAACAGCCGGAACGTCGGGCTGATGACCGACGCCCTCGCGGGCTACGAGGTCACCGCCGTGACGGCGCCGGCGGAGCTGAACCCCGTGCTGTCGGGGGCGCTGCCCGCCTGCGCCGTCGTCGTCGACACGGAGACCGTGACCGACGACGTGACCGCGCTCGTCGAGGGCGTGCTCCAGCGGGACCTGCCGGTCGTGCTGCTGGCAGGGGAGGCCTCGCCCGGTGTCCGCGAGGACGCCATCGCCACCGAGGGCGTGGTGTTCCGCGAGAAACCGCTTCGGAGCGCGGACCTCCGGGCAGCCGTACGCGACGCCGTCAACTGACGAACTGCAGGAGTTCGTCGCGCTTGGCGTCGCGGAAGCGCTGTCGGAGGGCCTCTTCCAGCGGCTCGATCGACCCACTTTTCGCGGTGATCGGACAGATCCTCTCTCGGTACTGCTGCCACGGCGGGAACAGTCCGAGCCTGTCACAGAGGTCGTCCAGCCGCTCGTCGCGGTCGTCGACCTTGTCCATCTTGTTCACCGCGACGATGGGGTCGATCCCAACGTCCTGCAGGAAGTGGAACATCTCCACGTCGTGGGGGATCTCGTCGTTGGAGCGGTGGCGGTCGATGATGTCGATCACCGCTTTCCCGTCGACGACCAGCACGCCCGCGAGGATCTTCTCGGCGTTCTCCTCGACGTAGCGCACCACGTCGGTCTTGATCTGTTCACGGTGTTGCTCCTCGACGCCGGACATGAAGCCAAAGCCCGGCAGGTCGGTGAACATGAAGTCCTGGCCGGCCCAGTCGTAGTGGTTGGGCTGGCGCGTCACCCCCGGCTTCCCCCCGGTGTCGAAGCTGTGGCCCGTCAGCTCCCGCATCAGGGTGGATTTCCCGACGTTCGACCGGCCGACGAGGACGACCTCGTCCCCGCGGTCCGGTCGGCTCTCGAACGGCATGGGGAGTCGTAGCCGATTGCCGGGGTTAACGCTCACGGGTCGCCGTGCCGGGTCAGTAAACCGGATAAAGCGATAGGGAATAGCTCGGTACGGACTCGAAGGCGGCCGGCGTCAACAGGGATGGATCTCCTCACGAGGGAGCGTGATCCGGACCGCCTCCCCGACGCTCGGGGGATCCGCACTGAAGGCGTCGACCGTGACCCCGTCGAACGACAGCGTGACACGGTTGGTGGCGTCCTCGCGGACGACGCGTTCGACCGTGGCCCGAACGTCGCCCCCGTCGCCGTCGATCGTGATCGCCTCGGGGCGGATCGCCGCGTGATCGGCGGTGTCGAATCGGTCGTCGTCCAGGAGTGCCCGGAGTGACGACGACTCGGCGAGTTCGACGGTGTTCGCGCCCGTGAACGTCGCGACCGTCGGCGACGCGGGCCGCTCGAACACCTCCTCGGGTGTCCCGCGCTGGATCACCTCGCCGTCGATCATCACGACGATCCGGTCGGCGATCGCCCGCGCAGTCGTCCGGTTGTGCGTGATGTACACCGCGGTCACGTCCGCGAGCACGTCCGCCAGATCGTCCCGGAGCGCCTGCCGCGTCGGTACGTCCAGCGCCGCCAGCGGTTCGTCGAGCAGCATCACCGAGGGGGTTATCGCGAGCGCCCTGGCGAGCGCGACCCGCTGTTTCTCCCCGCCCGACAGCGTCGGCGAGTACCTCTCGGCGAGGTCGCCGACCCCCAGCTCGTCGAGCAGCGCGTCGGCGTCGCGGGTCTGCTCGTGGTAGCGGGTGCCGTACTCGACGTTCTCCCGCACGGACATGTGCGGGAACAGCGCGTAGTCCTGAAAGACGAACCCGAACTCGCGGCGTTCGGGCGGAAGATCGTCCACCCGCCGCTCGTCGGTCCGGACCGTCCCCTCGTGAGCGTGGAAGCCGGCGACGGTCTCGAGTAGCAGTGTCTTCCCGCTCCCACTCGGGCCGAGGACGACGAGCGTCTCGCCGTCGTCGACGTCGAAGCCGGCGTCGACGGTGAACGCCTCCGCGCCGTCTGCGGTGAACGTCGCTCGCACGTCGGCGTGGAGATCCGTCATACGACGCCACCCCCGGCGGCGCCGTCGTCGGTGAGGTACCGAACGACGAGGAAGATGACCGCCGAGACGCTCAGGAGGATGAACGCGACCGCGCCGCTCTCCGACAGCCCGCCTTGGAGGTAGGTGTTGTAGACGAACACCGGCGCGTGCTGGGCGGTGACCTGCTCGCCGGCGATCGGGTAGAAGAACGACACCGAGTAGGCGACGACCGCGACGGCGCCGAACTCCGAGACTGCTCGGGCCCACGCGAGCACGCCGCCGGTGACCATCCCCCGAACCGCCAGCGGGCCGAGGACCCGGCGGAACGTGTCCCACTCGCTCGCGCCGTGGATTCGGGAGGCGTAGCCCAGCCGGTCATCGATCGATTCGAACGCCTCCCGGGTCGCGTTCACGGCGTAGGGTGCCGAGACGAATGCCATCGCCAGCACCATCCCCGCCATCTCCCCGAGGACGGAGACGTTGGGGAACGCTCCGCCCTGCCCGAAGCCGAACAGGATGATGATGCCAGCGACCGAGTGGGGCACCACCAGCGGGAGGTCGACGAGGCTCTCGACGAACGGCTGGCCGGGGAACCCCTTCGAGAGCAGGTACGCCAGCGGGACCCCGAGGACGAGGCTCAGAAGCGCCGCCAGCAGCGGGCCGTAGACGCCGAGGTACAGCATCCGGTGGACGTCCGGATCGAGCAGCTTCTCCGCGACGATCCCGGGCTGCTGGCGCGCGACGAACAGGAACAGCGGGAGCCCGAGCGCCACCAACAGCACGGTCCCGAGCGTCGCCGCCGCCACGGTGAACCCGCCGTCGTCGAGCACGAACGCCGTCGAGAGGATCGCCGCGGCGACGTAGTAGCCGTACCACGCGGGCGTCCCCGACACGACGTTCAGGATCCCCAGGACGAACGAGCCGATACCCGTGGGGTCGGCCGCGGCGACGACGCCGAACGCACCGACGAGCAGGGGCATCAGCAGGGCGCCGACGGCGTAGCCGGCGAGCAGGCTGCCGAACTGGAGCCCGAGCAGCTCGCCCGCCGAGCGGAACGACGGGCCGCGCTCGACGAGGTACGCGACGGCGGTCGCGCTGGCGACCATGAACAGGCCGTACCACGTCGGCCGGTCAGTCAGGTACGCCGCCGCGAAGGCGACCACCTGCAGGGCGCCGAAGCCGGCGACGGCGGCGCCGCCGACACGGGCCGACAGTCGGGCTCGGGCGGGTTCGCCACTCATGGTCGACTGGTGTAGCTCCGGAACATACCGCGCTGGCTCAGAGCTCCAGCGGCCCGAGCGACTCCTGGGCGCTGGCGACCTCCATCACTCGATCCGGGACGGCGTCTTCGCTGCTCGCAGGCACGACGACCGGATCGACGGGCTGGAGGCCTTTGTTCCGCAAGGCTTCGCGGCCGGGTTCGGTGGCGAAGTACCGAACCCACTGGGCACCGAGGTCGGGCGCTTCCGCCACGTCGGGAACGGTAACACCGTACGCGATCGGCGCACCCGTGAACGTCCCCGAGTCGGTCTCGACCTCCGCCTTCGCGTAGTGGTTCGCGTACTCCGAGGTCGCCTTCGAGAGGTCGACCTCGGGCTGCAGGTCGATGTACGGCATGTCCGCCGTGCTGGAGATCGACTGGTAGTAGAACGCGTAGTCCAGCCCCCCGCTTTTGAGCTGACCCTTCAGTTTCGTCTCGGTGCCCGTCGGGACGGTCGAGTTCTCACGGAGCTGCTGGTACGTCGACTCGTCGTACAGCCGTTCGCCGTCGAACTCCTCTTTCCCCAGTTGCTGGGTCATCACCGCGCGGTACCCGCCGGGGTCGACCGCCGGGTCCGCGTGGCCGACGGTGACGTCGTCCCGCGAGAGGATCTCCCACCAGTTGTCCTTCGAGATCTCGTCGGCGCCAGGGGAGTCCTCGCGGTACTGGATCGACATCGCGTTGGTCGTGAAGATGGCGTACCAGCTTCCGTAGTCCGGGACGATCCGATCCCGGATGAGCCGGAAGTCCGAGACGCCGAGGACGCTGGCCGTCCGCCCCAGTTGGGTGATCTTCTGGGTGGAGGCGACCGACCCCTTGGCTTCCCGCGTCACGTCGACGCCGTACTCCTCCTCGAATTGCGGCTCAACGGCGCTGAACGGGGGGGCGAGCGATCCCGCGTGGAAGATGGTCATCGAGTCCGCCGGGGAGTCGCCGCTCCCGGTCTCGGTCCCGTTGCCGCCGCCGGTCTCGGTTCCGTCGCCGCCGTTCTCGGTCTCGGTGCCGTTGCCGCCGGTACAGCCCGCGAGCCCGAGCGCCAATGCGGTTGCGCTACCTGCGAGGAATGACCTCCTCGTTCGTTGTTCTGTCATAACCATAACGGCGTTGTTCTCTTAATTGTATAACGATTGTGCTCTCGTCCATCGGCGGTGGCGTCCATCCCCACCGCCGCCTATTTGCCCGGTCCCCGAGAGACACAGCCGTGCGACTCGTACAGGTGATGATCCCCGCCGGGAAGCGCGAGGCCGTGCTCTCGGTACTGGACGAGAACGGGATCGACTACGCGCTGTCGGACGAGACCAGCGGCCGGCGATACACCGCGCTGGTCTCGTTCCCGCTGCCGACCAACGCCGTCGAGCCGATCCTGGATCAGCTCCGCGAGGAGACCGGGATCGACCGCGACGCCTACACGGTGGTGCTCGACGCCGAGACGGTCGTCTCCGAGCGCTACGAGCGGTTGGAGAAGGAGTGGACCGAGGGGGAGGAGGGCGAACGCATCGCCCGGGACGAGCTGGTCACGCGAGCGTCGGACCTCGCGCCGGACTGGATGCCGTTCATGGTGATGACGGCGGTCAGCGCCGTCGTCGCCACCGCAGGCCTGCTGCTCGACTCGCCGGCGGTCGTCGTCGGCTCGATGGTGATCGCCCCGCTGATCGGGCCGGCGATGGCGACCAGCGTCGGCAGCGTCGTCGACGACCGCGAGCTGTTCCTCCGGGGGATCAAACTCCAGGTCGTGGGCGCGCTGCTTGCGGTCGGGAGCGCGGTCGCGTTCGCGGCCGTGCTGCGGTTCGGGAACATCGTCCCGATGGGGGTCGGTGAGGTGTTCGCGATCGGCGAGGTGCGCGAGCGGCTCTCCCCGGGCGTCCCGTCGCTGGTGGTCGCTCTCGCGGCCGGGATCGCCGGCGCGCTCTCGCTCTCCTCGGGGGTCTCCTCGGCGCTGGTGGGCGTGATGATCGCCGCGGCGCTGGTGCCGCCGACCGCGGTCGTCGGCATCGGGATCGCGTGGGGGCGACCGGGCGCCGTCGTCGGCTCGGCGGTGCTTGTCGCGGTGAACTTCCTCTCGATCAACCTCGTCGCGCTGGCGACGTTCTGGTACCAGGGGTACCAGCCCGAGCAGTGGTTCCGGGTCGGCGAGGCCCGACAGGACACGATCAAACGTATCGGCGCGCTCGCGCTCGCGGTGCTAATCCTCTCGACGGTGCTTGCGGGCGCGACGTACGCCTCGATGCAGCGCGCGGCGTTCGCGGACGACGCCCGCGCGGAGACGGAGGCGCTGCTGACCGAGGAGCCGTCGCTGTCGCTGGTGTCGTTCGAGGTCGAGCACGGCGCCGCGTTCCCGTTCCGGAGCCCCGAACGGGTGGTAGTCGTGGTCGGGCACGAGCCGGGCGTCGATCCGCCGCCGCTGGCCGACCGGCTGGCCGAACGGATCGACGCGATCGAGAACGGGCGTCTCGGGCTCGGAAGCGGCGAGAGCGTGCAGGTCGCGGTGCGGTACACCGCCGTCGAGACGGCGGGCGGTGCGTCGGGGAGCGACGCGTCGACGCCTCAGGCGTTACGGGAGGGCGGGATGTCGGGCTCCCAGTCGACGGCCTCGACGAGGCTGTCGAGCACGCCGTCGACGTTCTCGCCCTCGGTCACGCTCATGTAGGCGTCCGCGTCGACGTCGGTCGACACGTCCGATTTGTTGCAGACGGTGACGACCGGCGCGTCGAAGCGCGCCTCGAGTTCGTCACGCAGTTCGAGCTGGGCGTCGAGCGGGTAGCCACACTGGCCGGAGGCGTCGACGACGAACAGCACGGCGTCGGCGAGGTGGCGCAGCGCGGAGACGGCCTGGGCCTCGATGTCGTTGCGCTCCTCCTCCGGGCGGTCGAGCAGCCCCGGCGTGTCGACGATCTGGTAACGGATCCGGTCGCGGTCGAAGTGGCCGACGTGGACCGCCGTCGTCGTGAACGGGTAGGACTCGATCGCGTTGCGCGCGTTGGTGACCGTGTTGACGAACGAGGACTTCCCCACGTTGGGGTAGCCCGCGACGACGATCGCCGGCTCGTCCGGGCGGATGTCCGGCAGCGTCTTGAGTTCGTCCCGGGCGTCGCCGACCGCGCGCAGGTCGTCCTCGATCTCGTCCATGATGTCGGCCATCCGGGCGAACGCCTGTTTGCGGTGTTTCTTGGCGGTCTCGGTGTCCGAGTTCCGGATCTTCGAGGCGTACTCGTCGCGGAGCTGTTCGATCTGGTTGCCGGCCCAGGTCACCTCGCTGAGCGCCTGCCGCAGGCGGTCGACGTCGACGATGGCGTCGGCCAGTTCGTAGTAGAACGGGTCGACGTAGTCGAAGTCGGGCCAGGCGCCGGCCACGTTCTGGAGGTTGTCCGAGAGGATGTTCCCCGCCGTGCGCAGCATCGCTTCCTGTGCCTCGTAGGGGTCTTTCGCCCGCCCCGTCCGGGAGGCCCGGGAGAACGCCTTGTCGAGGAGTTCCTCCGACCTGGGCGTGGTCGGGAGATCTTCGAAAGTCATCGATTACGGGAGTGTAGCCGGCCAGCGCGTAAAAACGCGTCCGTTCGGGGAACGATCCCGTCGCGACGAACGGCGACGACTGGCCACACGAGACAGGAACGACCAATCTATCACGATTTTACAGTACGAATACGGTAGTTATGACCTTATTATTTGCTATCTCTACCAATATTCACGACAGAAGTTTAGATACGCAAGCGAGTTATTACGTACCACGAACTGCAGAGCTTCGACCGCAATGGACGAAACGAACGTAGCAGTTTTACCCGAAGAGCACGAAAGTTGTGCGGATATCTCTGGATTCAGTGCGTACTTCCGGCAGCAAATCGCGTCCGAGCACGGAGGTGATCGCTGATGCCCGTCGAGCCGGCGGTCGCGGAGGGGATCAACACGGTGTGGGCGCTCGTGGTCGCGTTCCTGATCTTCTTCATGCAGCCGGGGTTCGCGCTGCTGGAGGCCGGGCAGGTCCGGGCGAAGAACGCGGGCAACGTGCTGATGAAGAACATGACCGACTGGACGCTGGGCGTGCTGGCGTACTTCCTCGTCGGCTTCGGCCTCTCGGTGATCGTCGCCGCGCTGACGAGCACCTCGCCGCTCGACATCGTGGGCGCGTTCGCCTACGTCTCCGACTCGGGCGCCTGGATCGGCTGGCTGGTCGGCGCGGTGTTCGCGATGACCGCCGCGACGATCGTCTCCGGCGCCGTCGCCGAGCGGATGTCCTTCGGCGCGTACGTGTTCGTCGCGGCGGCGATGACCGCGGTGATCTACCCGGTCGCGACGGGGCTGACGTGGGACGGCGGCCTGCTGGCCGCGGGCGACAACCCCGGCTTCGTCGCGGACCTGATCGGCGTCGGCTACCTCGACTTCGCCGGCGCGACGGTCGTCCACATGCTCGGCGGGCTCGCGGGGCTGACGGCCGCGTACATGGTCGGCCCGCGCAAGGGTCGCTTCGACGAACACGGCAACAGCCAGCCGATCCCCGGCCACTCGATGCTGCTTGCGGTGCTGGGGACGCTGATCCTCGCGTTCGGCTGGTACGGGTTCAACGTCGGCACCTCGGCGATCTTCGACGGCAGCAACGAACTGCTGAGCGCCCAGCTCGGTCGCGTGGCGCTGAACACCACGCTCGGGATGGGCGCGGGCGCGCTGGCGGCGATGGCGATGTCGGCCTACCGCCAGGGGAAGCCCGACCCGCTCTGGACCGCGAACGGGCTGCTTGCGGGGCTGGTCGCGGTCACGGGTGCGGTCCCCCACGTGACGTGGTGGGGCGGGCTGATCCTCGGCGGCCTCGGCGGCGCCATCGTCCTCCCGACGTACCGCTTCGTCGTGGACGAACTCGGCATCGACGACGTCTGCGGCGTGTTCCCGGTCCACGGCGCCGCGGGCGCGCTGGGGACGATCCTGATCCCTGTCTTCGGCGTCCAGGGCGGCTCCTGGGCGTTCCTCGGCGTCGATCAGCTGCTGATGCAGATCGTCGGCGTCGCGATCCTCGGAACGTGGGCGGTGGTCGGTACCGGGATCGCGTTGACGATCGCCGACGCGCTGTTCGGCCTGCGCGTGAGCGAGGAGGAGGAGGAGCTCGGCCTCGACGAGGGCGAACACGGCGTCTCGGTCTACCCCGAGTTCACCGGCGACGGCGCGCCCGAGCCGACGGTGACCGCCGACGGCGGGAGGCCGTCGCAGCCGACCGACGGGGCCGACGGCGGGCGCGTCGAGACCGACGGCGGTGTCCCGACCGGCGTCCCGATGGGCGAGCCGATTCCCGACCGCGACGGCTCTGCAGCAGGCGGCCGGACTTTGCCGCCGACCGACGGGATCGTCGACTGCGGGAGCGCGCCGCCGGAGATCGCCGATGCGGACGACGCCAACGGAGGTGAGACCGATGAGTGAGGACGTGGAGCTGGTGATGGCGGTCGTCCGGCGGGAGAAAGTCGGCGACGTGAAGGCGGCGCTTTCGGAGGTGGGTGCACCCTCGCTGACGGTGACGGAGGTCAGCGGCCGGGGCTCACAGCCCGCCAAGACCGAGCAGTGGCGCGGCGAGGAGTACACCGTCGACCTCCACGAGAAAGCCAAGATCGAGTGTGTGGTCGCGGACGTGCCCACGTCGGACGTGGTCGCCGCGATCTGCGACGCCGCCCACACCGGCGAGAAGGGCGACGGGAAGGTGTTCGTGCTCCCGGTCAGCCACGCGGTGCAGATCCGGACCGGGAAGGAGGGCCCTGAGGCGGTGTAACGCTACGGCTGGCGGGGGAGTTCCTGCCCGCTCAGCCCGGCGAGCCCGCCGCTCGTCTGGGAGATGTTGAACGCCATCACGAGGTCGGTCTGGGAGAGCAGCCCCACAAGGTTCCCCTCCTCGTCGGCGACGGGGAGGCGACCCGTGCGGTGGGACTGCATCGCGTCGAGCGCGTCCATCAGTTCGCTGTCGGGGTCGAGCGTGGGCGCGTCGTAGTTCATCACGTCCTCGACCAGGTAGGCGTCGCGTTCGACCTCGGGGATGGATTTGGTGTCCTCGAGCGTGACCATGCCGACGAACTCCCCGTTGCGCAGCACGGGGTAGCCGACGTGGCGGTCCTGCAGCATCCGCTGGATGAGTTCGGCGACGGTGGTCTCCTCGTCGACGGTTTTCAGCTCCTCGGCGGGCGTCATGATCTCCCGGACGGTGACGCCCTCGAACGCCGCCTTCAGCACGGTGCGCTGTGCCTCGCTCGAGGCGCCCATGTAGATGAAGAAGGCGACCGCGAGCAGGATCAGATCGAACCCGATCAGGCCGACGAAGCCCAGCAAGATCGCGAACCCCTTACCGACCGTCGCGGCGATCTGTGTCGCGCGGACGTGCGAGCGGTTCCGCGCGAGCAGCGCGCGCAACACCCGGCCGCCGTCCATCGGGAAGCCGGGAAGCATGTTGAACGCCGCGAGCATCACGTTCACCAGCGCGAGGTAGCCGAGCACGAACTGGACCGCGGGGAGGCTCGCGGGTGTCACGACGAACGCGGCGTAGGAGACCACCCCGACCGCGACGCTCACGATCGGCCCGGCGACCGCGACCGAGAACTCCTGTTTCCAGTCCTCGGGCATCTCCGTGAACTGGGCGACGCCGCCGAGCAGCCAGAGCTTGATCGAGTCGATCTCGAACCCGTAGCGCATCGCCACCAGCGAGTGACCCAGTTCGTGGAGCAGCACGCCCACGAACAGCCCGATCGCCGACGCCGTGCCGAGGATCCAGGGGGTGTTCCCCTCGGCCAGCGGCGCCTCGCCCGGCACGGTGGCGGGGAGGATCCCCAGGATCTCGACCCAGAACTCCACTTGCGAGCCGATCACCCACGCGAACAGCGGGAGCACGAGGAGGAACGTCACGTCGATCTTGATCGGGATGCCGTAGATCCGCCCGATCTGGAAACTGGCCATGTGTTACGGTAGCGCGCCGCCGCAGGTAAATCGACTGGTCACCCCCCTACACCGCTTCGACGCGCTCGAACAGGTAGGTGCCGATCGCGACGGTGACGACCGAGGAGACGGTCAGCGCGGCGAGATCCAGCGCGAGGGGGTACGTCGAACTGCCCACCAGCACCGCCCGCAGGGCGTCGACGCCGTAGGTCAGCGGGTTCGCGAGCGCGAGCGCGCTCACGGGGCCGGGGAGGCTCTGGACCGGGTAAATCGCGCCCGAGAGGAAGAAGATCGGGAAGATCACGAACTGCACGACGAGGCCGAACCCCTCGCTGTCGCTGAACTGCGACGCCAGCGCGACGCCGAAGCCGACGAACGTCGTCGCGATCAGCAACAGCACGACGACCGCCATCGGCAGCGCGAGGAGGCTCCGGACCTCGAACCCCAGCGGGATCGAGAGCAGCAGGATCAGCGCCGCCTGCACCAGCGCGGTCGTCGACCCGCCGGCGATCCGGCCGAGCACGATCGACGTGCGGCTGACGGGGGCGACGAGGATCTCCTTCAGGAACCCCACCTCCCGGTCCGCCAGGATCGACATCCCGGCGAAGGAGGCGCCGAACAGCATCGTGAACCCCACCATCCCCGGCACGAGGTACTGGAGGTAGTCGACGCCCTCGGGCAGGCCGGGGATCGCCGCGCCGCTGAAACCGAACCCGAGGAAGACCAGAAACAGCAGCGGCATCGCGATCGAGCCGACGATCCGGGAGGGCGTACGCAGGAACCGCTTCAGGTCCCGGAGCCAGAGCGCGTAGATCGAGAGCGGATCGACGCGCCTCATCGGTCACCCCCGACGGTTGCCTCGGCTTCCCGGCCCTCGCGCTCGCCCCCAGCGGCGTCGGCCTCGCGTTCGGCCATCGTCGCGCCGGTCAGCGAGAGGAACGCGGTTTCGAGGTTGGGCTCGCGCACGTCGACGGCGGTGACCGGCACGCCGGCGTCGTCGGCCAGTCGGACGAGATCCGCGATCCGCTGGCGGCCGTGATCGACCGTCACGCGGAGGGTCGCGCCGTCCTGGGTGTACTCGCTGATCCACGACTGCGCGGCGAGTCGCTCCCGGAGCGCCGCCGTGTCGCCGTCGAATTCGAGACTGACCACGTCGCCGCCGATGGATTCGGTGAGCGCGTCGGGGGAGTCGATCGCCGCGATCTGCCCGTCGTCGACGACCGCC
It encodes the following:
- a CDS encoding response regulator, giving the protein MSEVRASMESKSASGGVGTLADTNRVVVVGENSRNVGLMTDALAGYEVTAVTAPAELNPVLSGALPACAVVVDTETVTDDVTALVEGVLQRDLPVVLLAGEASPGVREDAIATEGVVFREKPLRSADLRAAVRDAVN
- the engB gene encoding GTP-binding protein EngB, with product MPFESRPDRGDEVVLVGRSNVGKSTLMRELTGHSFDTGGKPGVTRQPNHYDWAGQDFMFTDLPGFGFMSGVEEQHREQIKTDVVRYVEENAEKILAGVLVVDGKAVIDIIDRHRSNDEIPHDVEMFHFLQDVGIDPIVAVNKMDKVDDRDERLDDLCDRLGLFPPWQQYRERICPITAKSGSIEPLEEALRQRFRDAKRDELLQFVS
- a CDS encoding ABC transporter ATP-binding protein yields the protein MTDLHADVRATFTADGAEAFTVDAGFDVDDGETLVVLGPSGSGKTLLLETVAGFHAHEGTVRTDERRVDDLPPERREFGFVFQDYALFPHMSVRENVEYGTRYHEQTRDADALLDELGVGDLAERYSPTLSGGEKQRVALARALAITPSVMLLDEPLAALDVPTRQALRDDLADVLADVTAVYITHNRTTARAIADRIVVMIDGEVIQRGTPEEVFERPASPTVATFTGANTVELAESSSLRALLDDDRFDTADHAAIRPEAITIDGDGGDVRATVERVVREDATNRVTLSFDGVTVDAFSADPPSVGEAVRITLPREEIHPC
- a CDS encoding ABC transporter permease, which codes for MSGEPARARLSARVGGAAVAGFGALQVVAFAAAYLTDRPTWYGLFMVASATAVAYLVERGPSFRSAGELLGLQFGSLLAGYAVGALLMPLLVGAFGVVAAADPTGIGSFVLGILNVVSGTPAWYGYYVAAAILSTAFVLDDGGFTVAAATLGTVLLVALGLPLFLFVARQQPGIVAEKLLDPDVHRMLYLGVYGPLLAALLSLVLGVPLAYLLSKGFPGQPFVESLVDLPLVVPHSVAGIIILFGFGQGGAFPNVSVLGEMAGMVLAMAFVSAPYAVNATREAFESIDDRLGYASRIHGASEWDTFRRVLGPLAVRGMVTGGVLAWARAVSEFGAVAVVAYSVSFFYPIAGEQVTAQHAPVFVYNTYLQGGLSESGAVAFILLSVSAVIFLVVRYLTDDGAAGGGVV
- a CDS encoding extracellular solute-binding protein; its protein translation is MTEQRTRRSFLAGSATALALGLAGCTGGNGTETENGGDGTETGGGNGTETGSGDSPADSMTIFHAGSLAPPFSAVEPQFEEEYGVDVTREAKGSVASTQKITQLGRTASVLGVSDFRLIRDRIVPDYGSWYAIFTTNAMSIQYREDSPGADEISKDNWWEILSRDDVTVGHADPAVDPGGYRAVMTQQLGKEEFDGERLYDESTYQQLRENSTVPTGTETKLKGQLKSGGLDYAFYYQSISSTADMPYIDLQPEVDLSKATSEYANHYAKAEVETDSGTFTGAPIAYGVTVPDVAEAPDLGAQWVRYFATEPGREALRNKGLQPVDPVVVPASSEDAVPDRVMEVASAQESLGPLEL
- a CDS encoding TIGR00341 family protein, which encodes MRLVQVMIPAGKREAVLSVLDENGIDYALSDETSGRRYTALVSFPLPTNAVEPILDQLREETGIDRDAYTVVLDAETVVSERYERLEKEWTEGEEGERIARDELVTRASDLAPDWMPFMVMTAVSAVVATAGLLLDSPAVVVGSMVIAPLIGPAMATSVGSVVDDRELFLRGIKLQVVGALLAVGSAVAFAAVLRFGNIVPMGVGEVFAIGEVRERLSPGVPSLVVALAAGIAGALSLSSGVSSALVGVMIAAALVPPTAVVGIGIAWGRPGAVVGSAVLVAVNFLSINLVALATFWYQGYQPEQWFRVGEARQDTIKRIGALALAVLILSTVLAGATYASMQRAAFADDARAETEALLTEEPSLSLVSFEVEHGAAFPFRSPERVVVVVGHEPGVDPPPLADRLAERIDAIENGRLGLGSGESVQVAVRYTAVETAGGASGSDASTPQALREGGMSGSQSTASTRLSSTPSTFSPSVTLM
- a CDS encoding NOG1 family protein, which codes for MTFEDLPTTPRSEELLDKAFSRASRTGRAKDPYEAQEAMLRTAGNILSDNLQNVAGAWPDFDYVDPFYYELADAIVDVDRLRQALSEVTWAGNQIEQLRDEYASKIRNSDTETAKKHRKQAFARMADIMDEIEDDLRAVGDARDELKTLPDIRPDEPAIVVAGYPNVGKSSFVNTVTNARNAIESYPFTTTAVHVGHFDRDRIRYQIVDTPGLLDRPEEERNDIEAQAVSALRHLADAVLFVVDASGQCGYPLDAQLELRDELEARFDAPVVTVCNKSDVSTDVDADAYMSVTEGENVDGVLDSLVEAVDWEPDIPPSRNA
- a CDS encoding ammonium transporter: MPVEPAVAEGINTVWALVVAFLIFFMQPGFALLEAGQVRAKNAGNVLMKNMTDWTLGVLAYFLVGFGLSVIVAALTSTSPLDIVGAFAYVSDSGAWIGWLVGAVFAMTAATIVSGAVAERMSFGAYVFVAAAMTAVIYPVATGLTWDGGLLAAGDNPGFVADLIGVGYLDFAGATVVHMLGGLAGLTAAYMVGPRKGRFDEHGNSQPIPGHSMLLAVLGTLILAFGWYGFNVGTSAIFDGSNELLSAQLGRVALNTTLGMGAGALAAMAMSAYRQGKPDPLWTANGLLAGLVAVTGAVPHVTWWGGLILGGLGGAIVLPTYRFVVDELGIDDVCGVFPVHGAAGALGTILIPVFGVQGGSWAFLGVDQLLMQIVGVAILGTWAVVGTGIALTIADALFGLRVSEEEEELGLDEGEHGVSVYPEFTGDGAPEPTVTADGGRPSQPTDGADGGRVETDGGVPTGVPMGEPIPDRDGSAAGGRTLPPTDGIVDCGSAPPEIADADDANGGETDE
- a CDS encoding P-II family nitrogen regulator translates to MSEDVELVMAVVRREKVGDVKAALSEVGAPSLTVTEVSGRGSQPAKTEQWRGEEYTVDLHEKAKIECVVADVPTSDVVAAICDAAHTGEKGDGKVFVLPVSHAVQIRTGKEGPEAV
- a CDS encoding CBS domain-containing protein — encoded protein: MASFQIGRIYGIPIKIDVTFLLVLPLFAWVIGSQVEFWVEILGILPATVPGEAPLAEGNTPWILGTASAIGLFVGVLLHELGHSLVAMRYGFEIDSIKLWLLGGVAQFTEMPEDWKQEFSVAVAGPIVSVAVGVVSYAAFVVTPASLPAVQFVLGYLALVNVMLAAFNMLPGFPMDGGRVLRALLARNRSHVRATQIAATVGKGFAILLGFVGLIGFDLILLAVAFFIYMGASSEAQRTVLKAAFEGVTVREIMTPAEELKTVDEETTVAELIQRMLQDRHVGYPVLRNGEFVGMVTLEDTKSIPEVERDAYLVEDVMNYDAPTLDPDSELMDALDAMQSHRTGRLPVADEEGNLVGLLSQTDLVMAFNISQTSGGLAGLSGQELPRQP
- a CDS encoding ABC transporter permease, whose amino-acid sequence is MRRVDPLSIYALWLRDLKRFLRTPSRIVGSIAMPLLFLVFLGFGFSGAAIPGLPEGVDYLQYLVPGMVGFTMLFGASFAGMSILADREVGFLKEILVAPVSRTSIVLGRIAGGSTTALVQAALILLLSIPLGFEVRSLLALPMAVVVLLLIATTFVGFGVALASQFSDSEGFGLVVQFVIFPIFFLSGAIYPVQSLPGPVSALALANPLTYGVDALRAVLVGSSTYPLALDLAALTVSSVVTVAIGTYLFERVEAV